In Glandiceps talaboti chromosome 6, keGlaTala1.1, whole genome shotgun sequence, one DNA window encodes the following:
- the LOC144436875 gene encoding uncharacterized protein LOC144436875: MYDNTARKMCNLIPFVLLTVLYQSLMVQYANSSPDIQPVEVTSVPAGEVIENGATLILQCKLWLTHQHTIDDISWYFNEKKIPRDEYHIKNTFTVELVKRNVTFEDSGPYSCHVDGIDFEVSHEVTVGSKPFISEFYCSSSNHVEIYCRWKEVDSNLLTNKTFLWKHCRKWEDEWQLCGVEAEPYQPHCICYDTYCHFDVNHGSHHDMRLDVINVLGNATYQTEFNPDTETVPNPPENLTAIAETDDVISLSWAMPLDWSDDYHLIYTIEYTKDWQSTDWEEIVLTQEDASTYQVSNLNSFTRYYFRVACISEYSDPDIHQDDKAVWSDWSDITSTKTLETAPTGRIDMEFKASTKTNKTRSVTVVWKPLPKEESHGIILGYLLTLHRLNASSYLTELNVSRNQTMYTFKDLHQDYGYQVGIVAYNSAGNSPPSTLIISAEAVVTDFETITNKEGMIAAIVIGSAVGVVLVVAGLILVCKCTYKQLKKAGCFSKVPHVQLPDMDPPDESFGMGNSGQCLLPKYNEEHETYDLLKGQKSDLGKKALKAIQGKKVVDNSKGDSDGHFDSNGTEITFVGTDSTGSGDSRGKYCRLRQERDSTVSLGREDDEGLPTGRLLSVESTSQEEDVHHDHDADRNVGRSEHEKDVRTRRSVDDLRVQIPDSNDNSTSHENLLDNYLQVTGNGDTYPETYCQVTPFGLPFTPTLLRRPSPLSSSHQEMAVQESNEDISSDSQLMINGQPLVLLDIPTLNGTAAEDSFQGLNSDLTDYSQVTTDNDHGQQGSDYSKVTTDNEHGQQGSDYSQVTTDGCHGQQGSDYSQVTTDNDHGQQGSDYSKVTTDNEHGQQGSDYSQVTTDNDHGQQGSDYSQVTTDNDHGQQGSDYSQVTTDGCHGQQGSDYSKVTTDNEHGQQGSDYSQVTTDNDHGQQGSDYSQVTTDNEYGQQGSDYSQVTTDNEHGQQGSDYSQVTTDNEHGQQGSDYSQVTTDNDHGQQGSDYSQVTTDNDHGQQGSDYSKVTTDNEHGQQGSDYSKVTTDNDHGQQGSDYSQVTTDGCYGQQGSDYSQVTTDNDHGQQGSDYSQVTTDGCYGQQGSDYSQVTTDNEHGQQGSDYSQVTSDNEHGQQGSDYSKVTTDNEHGQQGSDYSQVTSDNDHGQQGSDYSQVTSDWLQDNSCEGNIVEGNEADTNQEVIDLDIAGSSSSSPRSQSNDSTSAVHDIDPGYCQVMDNGQIVDNSDDNHDNTRNSASSDINSDYCQVTDNGQNSATSDFNLDNGQNSSVNDISDYCRQVMDNGQNSSGSDINSDYCQVTDNGQNSAASDFNSDYCQVSDNGQILDGSQRTPGTDALPSGTQHPQCNGNDEDDVDDYSQLLSANHVQHSNSSGNDNQSFHSDSDTDDGYSQITQNSQPSADQ; the protein is encoded by the exons ATGTACGACAACACAGCaagaaaaatgtgtaatttgataCCATTTGTGCTGTTAACTGTACTATACCAGTCATTGATGGTTCAGTATGCTAATTCTTCTCCAGATATCCAGCCAG tggAAGTTACAAGTGTTCCTGCTGGTGAAGTAATAGAGAATGGTGCCACTCTTATCCTACAGTGTAAATTGTGGTTAACCCATCAACATACCATAGATGACATATCCTGGTATTTCAATGAGAAAAAGATACCAAGGGATGAATATCATATCAAGAACACATTTACAGTAGAACTAGTTAaaagaaatgttacatttgaagATTCTGGTCCATATTCATGTCATGTTGATGGTATTGACTTTGAAGTTTCACATGAAGTTACCGTTGGAT CAAAAccatttatttctgaattttacTGCTCATCATCCAATCATGTGGAGATATATTGTAGATGGAAAGAAGTCGACTCCAATTTACttacaaacaaaacattctTGTGGAAACACTGCCGTAA GTGGGAGGATGAATGGCAACTATGTGGAGTAGAAGCGGAGCCGTACCAACCACATTGTATTTGTTATGACACATACTGTCACTTTGATGTCAACCATGGATCACATCATGACATGAGGCTTGATGTTATCAATGTGTTAGGAAATGCTACATATCAAACTGAGTTTAATCCTGATACAGAGA CTGTACCCAATCCTCCTGAGAATTTGACTGCTATAGCtgaaactgatgatgtcatctcTCTGTCTTGGGCAATGCCACTAGATTGGTCGGACGACtatcatttaatttatacaattgAGTACACAAAAGACTGGCAATCAACTGACTGGGAAGAG ATTGTTCTAACCCAAGAAGATGCCAGCACATACCAGGTTTCAAATTTGAACTCATTCACTAGATACTACTTTAGAGTAGCATGTATATCTGAATATAGTGATCCAGATATACATCAAGATGACAAAGCTGTGTGGAGTGACTGGTCAGATATAACCTCCACTAAAACCTTAGAAACAG CACCTACTGGTCGTATTGATATGGAATTCAAGGCCTCTACAAAGACAAATAAAACAAGATCAGTGACAGTTGTATGGAAG CCATTACCAAAAGAGGAATCACACGGTATTATTCTGGGTTATCTGTTAACATTGCACCGCTTAAATGCATCATCCTATTTGACAGAGTTAAATGTATCAAGAAATCAAACAATGTATACATTCAAAG ACCTCCATCAAGACTATGGATACCAGGTTGGTATCGTGGCATATAACAGTGCAGGGAATTCACCACCTTCAACTTTAATAATATCAGCTGAAGCAGTAG TGACAGACTTTGAGacaattacaaacaaggaaGGTATGATAGCTGCAATAGTGATTGGTAGTGCTGTAGGTGTTGTACTGGTTGTAGCCGGACTCATACTGGTTTGTAAGTGTACTTATAAACAACTCAAGAAAGCAGGCTGCTTTTCTAAGGTACCTCATGTACAACTTCCTGACATG GATCCTCCAGATGAAAGTTTTGGTATGGGAAATTCTGGACAATGTTTGTTACCCAAATACAACGAGGAGCATGAAACATATGACCTCTTGAAAGGTCAAAAAAGTGACCTGGGCAAAAAAGCACTGAAAGCTATCCAAGGGAAGAAAGTAGTTGACAACAGCAAAGGTGACAGCGATGGTCATTTTGACAGCAATGGTACAGAAATTACATTTGTTGGTACAGACAGTACGGGAAGTGGTGACAGCCGTGGTAAATATTGCAGATTAAGACAAGAAAGAGATTCCACTGTCAGTTTAGGGAGGGAAGATGATGAAGGATTACCTACTGGTAGATTATTGTCTGTGGAATCTACAAGTCAGGAAGAAGATGTACATCATGATCATGACGCTGATAGGAATGTTGGCAGATCAGAACATGAGAAAGATGTAAGGACACGGAGGTCAGTAGATGACCTTAGAGTTCAAATTCCTGATAGCAATGACAATAGTACATCACATGAAAACTTATTAGATAACTATTTGCAAGTCACAGGCAATGGTGATACATATCCAGAAACCTACTGTCAGGTAACACCTTTTGGTTTGCCATTTACACCAACTCTACTCCGTCGACCAAGTCCACTGTCATCAAGTCATCAGGAAATGGCTGTCCAAGAATCAAATGAAGATATCTCAAGTGACAGTCAATTGATGATTAATGGACAACCATTGGTACTGTTAGATATCCCCACCTTGAATGGTACAGCAGCTGAGGATTCATTTCAAGGGTTAAACAGTGACCTTACTGACTACAGCCAGGTCACTACAGATAATGACCATGGTCAGCAAGGATCTGACTACAGCAAGGTCACTACAGATAATGAACATGGTCAGCAAGGATCTGACTACAGCCAGGTCACTACAGATGGTTGCCATGGTCAGCAAGGATCTGACTACAGCCAGGTCACTACAGATAATGACCATGGTCAGCAAGGATCTGACTACAGCAAGGTCACTACAGATAATGAACATGGTCAGCAAGGATCTGACTACAGCCAGGTCACTACAGATAATGACCATGGTCAGCAAGGCTCTGACTACAGCCAGGTCACTACAGATAATGACCATGGTCAGCAAGGATCTGACTACAGCCAGGTCACTACAGATGGTTGCCATGGTCAGCAAGGATCTGACTACAGCAAGGTCACTACAGATAATGAACATGGTCAGCAAGGATCTGACTACAGCCAGGTCACTACAGATAATGACCATGGTCAGCAAGGCTCTGACTACAGCCAGGTCACTACAGATAATGAATATGGTCAGCAAGGATCTGACTACAGCCAAGTCACTACAGATAATGAACATGGTCAGCAAGGATCTGACTACAGCCAGGTCACTACAGATAATGAACATGGTCAGCAAGGCTCTGACTACAGCCAGGTCACTACAGATAATGACCATGGTCAGCAAGGATCTGACTACAGCCAGGTCACTACAGATAATGACCATGGTCAGCAAGGCTCTGACTACAGCAAGGTCACTACAGATAATGAACATGGTCAGCAAGGATCTGACTACAGCAAGGTCACTACAGATAATGACCATGGTCAGCAAGGATCTGACTACAGCCAGGTCACTACAGATGGGTGCTATGGTCAGCAAGGCTCTGACTACAGCCAGGTCACTACAGATAATGACCATGGTCAGCAAGGATCTGACTACAGCCAGGTCACTACAGATGGGTGCTATGGTCAGCAAGGCTCTGACTACAGCCAGGTCACTACAGATAATGAACATGGTCAGCAAGGCTCTGACTACAGCCAGGTCACATCAGATAATGAACATGGTCAGCAAGGATCTGACTACAGCAAGGTCACTACAGATAATGAACATGGTCAGCAAGGCTCTGACTACAGCCAGGTCACATCAGATAATGACCATGGTCAGCAAGGCTCTGACTACAGCCAGGTCACATCAGACTGGTTGCAAGACAATAGCTGTGAAGGTAATATCGTAGAAGGAAATGAAGCAGACACCAACCAGGAAGTCATTGACCTGGATATTGCAGGAAGTTCATCGTCCTCTCCTAGAAGTCAGAGTAATGATTCAACATCTGCTGTCCATGATATCGATCCTGGTTACTGTCAAGTTATGGATAATGGACAGATCGTAGATAATAGTGACGACAATCATGATAATACCAGGAACTCTGCATCAAGTGACATTAATTCTGATTATTGTCAAGTGACGGACAATGGACAAAACTCAGCAACTAGTGACTTTAATTTGGATAATGGACAAAACTCATCAGTTAATGACATTTCTGATTATTGTCGACAAGTAATGGACAATGGACAAAATTCATCAGGTAGTGACATTAATTCTGATTATTGTCAAGTGACGGACAATGGACAAAACTCAGCAGCTAGTGACTTTAATTCTGACTATTGTCAAGTTAGTGATAATGGACAAATCTTAGATGGTAGTCAGAGAACACCAGGTACAGATGCACTTCCAAGTGGAACACAACATCCACAATGTAATGgaaatgatgaagatgatgtgGATGATTATTCACAATTATTGTCAGCAAATCATGTACAACATTCAAACAGTTCAGGGAATGATAATCAATCATTTCACAGTGACAGTGATACAGATGATGGTTACAGTCAGATCACACAAAACTCTCAACCTTCAGCAGATCAATAA
- the LOC144436876 gene encoding uncharacterized protein LOC144436876, translating into MSGRALQLIIGGKKNINPLYRVTGITHNPSVQGERVQAEIKELVQWGNSHLKDMPDAKVIEELETDLGDGLTLLHLSEELACEVPPCYHDNPLMRFQKIENINGCLQFLDERGVNIMNIHATGEMYCYRICRSQSQNRTCR; encoded by the exons AT GAGTGGAAGAGCATTGCAGCTAATTATTGGTGGAAAGAAAAATATCAACCCCTTATATAGAGTGACAGGAATTACCCATAATCCATCTGTACAAGGTGAAAGAGTACAGGCTGAGATAAAG GAACTGGTACAATGGGGCAACAGCCACCTGAAGGATATGCCTGATGCCAAAGTGATAGAGGAACTTGAAACTGATTTAGGTGATGGCTTGACATTACTTCATTTGTCTGAAGAATTAG CTTGCGAAGTACCAccatgttaccatgacaacccaTTAATGAGATTtcagaaaatagaaaatatcaaTGGATGTTTACAATTTCTAGACGAGAGAGGAGTTAATATAATGAATATACATGCTACAGGTGAGATGTATTGTTATCGTATTTGTAGGTCACAGTCACAAAATAGGACATGTcgatga